In a single window of the Acidobacteriota bacterium genome:
- a CDS encoding glutamate racemase — MKNAVSESHSEIDPSRPIGIFDSGVGGLTVYRALHDRLPNERFIYLGDTARVPYGTKSLATVERYALENSEFLASLGIKMLVVACNTASALALPSIREKIGLDVVGVIGPGGRRAVDVTAAEPSPRIGVIATEATVSSNAYKEAIRRASAHAEILQAGCPLFVPLAEEGWTHEPETYSIARRYLADMKEFAPHALVLGCTHYPILCDVIAETIGESVKLIDSGIATADEVANLLREKEIENPSTIAGERQLCDDLDHFYVTDAAERFARVAERFLGVQPSKLEAIEVYGADELVNGES; from the coding sequence ATGAAAAATGCCGTCAGCGAAAGCCATTCTGAGATCGATCCGTCACGGCCGATAGGAATATTCGATTCAGGTGTTGGAGGACTGACCGTATATCGTGCCCTGCACGACCGCCTGCCGAATGAACGGTTCATCTATCTGGGCGACACAGCACGTGTTCCATACGGGACAAAGTCGCTTGCCACGGTCGAGCGTTATGCTCTCGAAAATTCAGAGTTTCTGGCATCACTCGGTATCAAGATGCTCGTTGTCGCGTGCAACACCGCCTCGGCCCTGGCCTTGCCGAGTATTCGGGAAAAGATCGGCCTTGATGTCGTCGGCGTGATCGGACCCGGCGGACGAAGGGCCGTCGATGTGACGGCAGCTGAGCCCTCGCCGCGTATCGGCGTCATTGCGACCGAGGCCACCGTTTCAAGTAACGCTTATAAAGAAGCGATCCGCCGAGCGTCGGCACACGCCGAAATACTGCAAGCCGGCTGTCCGCTTTTTGTTCCGCTTGCAGAAGAGGGATGGACCCACGAGCCGGAAACCTATTCGATAGCCCGACGGTATCTTGCTGATATGAAAGAGTTTGCACCGCATGCACTGGTGCTCGGTTGTACGCATTATCCGATCCTTTGCGATGTGATCGCGGAAACCATCGGTGAGAGTGTTAAACTCATAGATTCTGGCATTGCGACGGCCGACGAGGTCGCCAACCTTCTTCGGGAAAAAGAAATTGAAAACCCGAGCACAATTGCCGGCGAGCGACAGCTTTGCGATGACCTCGATCATTTTTACGTTACCGACGCCGCGGAAAGATTTGCCCGCGTCGCGGAAAGATTCTTAGGCGTCCAGCCTTCGAAGCTCGAGGCGATCGAAGTTTACGGAGCGGACGAACTCGTTAATGGTGAATCGTAA
- a CDS encoding FAD-dependent oxidoreductase, protein MTNKPPLKRIEATEDLPVAIIGGGLAGLTAARTLHDAGRPFILFEAANKLAGLAVSFKDDEGFSYDFGAHFITNRLADEVGIGSECLTVKSYGERVWLGGKSYSYPFGLISVPRMAVSGLRSKLGGANGADKNAAEWFSRRYGKALAEEIALPLIEAWSGADADKLSPAVGDSLPGSIFRTLYLKAAAKFTNRAVGCGYSRDLPENAGVYHVYPKNGVSEICSKLAEGLEGSIRLKTPISEVKVENGRAVSVRSGDTEFPVSAVISTAPANILAKLVTGTDALREVSNFRFRPMIFVNLKLKGRGHLPDTVMWLPETKFPFFRLTEATLSMPWLAPEGKTIITVDIGCEKSDPLWEMSEEELVELSLDGMEELIPNIRELYLGHNVLRTPISYPVFLNEYEEARQRFERSTGVENLISIGRNGEFAHIFMEDVFGRTRKKTKELLAMNNIIAGNI, encoded by the coding sequence ATGACCAACAAGCCACCTCTTAAACGGATCGAAGCTACGGAAGATCTGCCTGTCGCGATAATCGGCGGCGGGCTGGCAGGGCTGACCGCCGCTCGAACACTGCACGATGCCGGCCGGCCGTTCATTTTGTTCGAAGCGGCAAATAAGCTGGCAGGCCTGGCGGTCAGTTTCAAGGACGATGAAGGCTTCAGCTATGACTTCGGTGCTCATTTCATAACTAACCGTTTAGCGGACGAGGTCGGCATCGGCAGCGAGTGCCTGACAGTTAAGAGCTATGGCGAACGTGTCTGGCTAGGCGGAAAGAGCTATTCGTATCCTTTCGGTCTGATCTCCGTACCGCGAATGGCTGTGTCCGGATTGCGATCAAAACTCGGCGGGGCGAACGGTGCGGACAAAAATGCGGCGGAGTGGTTTTCACGAAGGTATGGAAAAGCTCTGGCCGAAGAGATCGCTCTGCCGCTGATCGAAGCATGGTCAGGGGCCGATGCGGACAAATTGTCGCCTGCCGTCGGCGACAGCCTTCCGGGCAGCATTTTCAGAACTCTATACCTTAAGGCCGCCGCGAAATTCACGAACCGGGCGGTCGGATGCGGCTACAGCCGTGATCTTCCGGAGAATGCCGGCGTTTACCATGTCTATCCGAAGAATGGCGTTTCAGAGATCTGCTCGAAACTTGCTGAGGGGCTCGAAGGTTCGATAAGACTGAAAACGCCGATCAGCGAGGTCAAGGTAGAAAACGGGCGTGCCGTTTCGGTCAGATCGGGCGATACGGAATTCCCCGTCTCGGCGGTGATAAGTACCGCACCCGCCAATATACTGGCAAAACTCGTTACCGGTACCGACGCACTCCGCGAAGTTTCGAACTTTAGGTTCAGACCGATGATATTCGTGAACCTGAAACTTAAGGGTCGGGGACATTTGCCCGATACGGTGATGTGGCTCCCTGAAACGAAATTTCCGTTCTTTCGCCTGACTGAAGCGACACTGTCCATGCCGTGGCTCGCACCTGAAGGCAAAACCATCATTACCGTAGATATCGGATGCGAAAAATCAGATCCGCTGTGGGAAATGAGCGAAGAAGAATTGGTCGAACTCAGCCTCGACGGAATGGAGGAACTGATCCCAAACATCCGGGAACTTTACCTGGGCCACAATGTCCTTAGAACGCCGATCTCATACCCGGTCTTTCTGAATGAGTACGAGGAAGCCCGCCAAAGGTTTGAGCGATCAACCGGCGTTGAGAATCTGATCAGCATAGGACGCAACGGCGAGTTCGCTCATATATTCATGGAAGACGTTTTCGGAAGGACCCGAAAAAAGACCAAAGAGCTGCTTGCTATGAATAATATTATCGCCGGAAATATCTGA
- the fabG gene encoding 3-oxoacyl-[acyl-carrier-protein] reductase: MNTYDLNGRSAIVTGGTRGIGKAIVLQLAKSGCNVAFNYSKSAEEAETLESEVTSLGVRAFSAQCDVANTEASAEFVKQAVAEFGTVDFLVNNAGITRDQLIMRMKEEDWDAVIDTNLKGAWNFSKAVLRPMMKNESGGSIVNISSISGVVGMLGQSNYSASKAGMIGLTKALAKEVASRNIAVNALALGLVETEMASEMNAEYREKILAQIPLGRLGNVDEVASIVCFMLSDAARYITGQVIQADGGLAM, translated from the coding sequence GTGAATACATACGACCTTAATGGCAGATCTGCAATAGTTACCGGCGGAACACGCGGCATAGGAAAGGCGATCGTATTGCAGCTCGCAAAAAGCGGGTGCAACGTTGCTTTCAACTATTCGAAGAGTGCAGAAGAGGCTGAGACACTAGAAAGTGAAGTTACGTCGCTCGGTGTCAGAGCTTTTTCCGCACAATGTGATGTCGCGAACACAGAGGCGTCAGCAGAATTCGTTAAGCAGGCAGTTGCGGAGTTTGGCACGGTTGACTTCCTCGTCAATAACGCCGGAATCACTCGTGATCAGCTTATTATGCGGATGAAGGAGGAGGATTGGGACGCCGTCATCGACACAAACCTGAAAGGTGCGTGGAACTTTTCCAAGGCCGTCCTGCGTCCGATGATGAAGAATGAGAGTGGTGGATCCATAGTGAACATCTCATCAATTTCCGGGGTTGTCGGCATGCTCGGCCAGTCGAATTATTCGGCATCAAAGGCCGGCATGATCGGTCTGACAAAAGCTCTCGCTAAAGAGGTTGCTAGCCGTAATATTGCCGTGAACGCGTTGGCACTCGGCCTCGTCGAAACCGAGATGGCGTCAGAAATGAATGCCGAATATCGCGAGAAGATACTTGCACAGATCCCGCTCGGCCGGCTGGGAAATGTCGACGAGGTAGCTTCGATCGTTTGTTTTATGTTGTCCGATGCGGCCCGCTATATCACCGGTCAGGTGATACAGGCCGACGGCGGCCTTGCAATGTAG
- the rph gene encoding ribonuclease PH, translating into MTYSRQDNRAFDQLRNTKITPNISPYAEGSALIEVGGTKVICTASVEDRVPLFIRNTGSGWVTAEYAMLPRATNTRTQRETQRGPSGRTQEIQRLIGRSLRAVVDLKLLGERQIYLDCDVIQADGGTRCASITGAYVALALACRKLVRTNVLRVNPIISEVAAVSVGIIEGTAILDLAYVEDSAAEVDMNVVCTGSGKFIELQGTAEREPFTREQMDEMVLLAEKGIAELFEKQRRVLAD; encoded by the coding sequence ATGACTTATTCAAGACAAGACAACCGCGCATTTGACCAACTGCGAAATACAAAGATCACGCCGAACATCTCGCCGTATGCCGAAGGTTCGGCATTGATCGAGGTCGGCGGCACCAAGGTCATCTGCACAGCTTCGGTTGAAGACCGCGTTCCGCTATTTATTCGAAACACAGGCAGCGGTTGGGTCACCGCGGAATACGCGATGCTCCCGCGTGCCACCAACACGAGAACGCAACGTGAGACCCAGCGAGGCCCGTCGGGGCGAACGCAGGAGATCCAACGACTGATCGGCCGCAGCCTGCGTGCGGTCGTCGACCTAAAATTACTCGGCGAACGCCAGATCTATCTCGACTGCGATGTTATTCAGGCAGACGGCGGCACGCGTTGCGCGTCGATCACAGGTGCTTATGTCGCTCTCGCCTTGGCTTGCCGAAAGCTGGTCCGCACGAATGTTCTTCGCGTAAACCCAATTATTAGCGAAGTTGCGGCGGTCAGCGTCGGCATCATCGAAGGAACTGCGATCCTCGACCTCGCATACGTTGAAGACTCGGCGGCTGAGGTCGATATGAATGTGGTCTGTACGGGAAGCGGGAAGTTCATCGAACTGCAGGGAACCGCCGAACGCGAGCCGTTCACGCGGGAGCAGATGGACGAAATGGTCCTGCTCGCTGAAAAAGGGATCGCCGAGCTTTTCGAGAAGCAGCGTCGTGTTCTTGCCGATTGA
- a CDS encoding methyltransferase domain-containing protein, producing the protein MFRQRIEPIRPWNSDDRVLEVGSGAHGLVFGFDKGFCIGVDPLAAEYRRLFPKLQTLSQTVGAIGEELPFDDAAFDVVISDNVIDHAADPFAIIDELIRVLKPGGLLYFTVNIHHPFYDKASRFYGGLRNIGLPFEVSPFADHTVHLTEQAITSVFAKLPLEIVQSSSNAAGPRAAQRTSRKLDPDSLLKKMFFKNAIYEVIAFKR; encoded by the coding sequence ATGTTCCGCCAGCGGATCGAGCCGATACGGCCTTGGAATTCAGATGATCGCGTTCTTGAGGTCGGCAGCGGAGCACACGGCCTTGTTTTCGGTTTCGACAAAGGCTTTTGCATCGGCGTCGATCCGCTGGCTGCAGAATATCGCCGTCTTTTTCCAAAACTGCAAACCCTATCGCAAACCGTTGGAGCCATTGGCGAGGAGTTGCCCTTCGACGATGCCGCTTTCGATGTAGTGATAAGCGACAACGTCATCGATCACGCCGCCGATCCGTTTGCAATAATTGACGAGCTTATTCGGGTGCTAAAGCCCGGTGGCCTTCTGTATTTCACCGTCAACATCCATCATCCTTTTTACGACAAAGCCTCGCGATTTTACGGCGGTTTGCGAAATATCGGCTTACCGTTCGAGGTCAGTCCTTTTGCCGACCACACCGTCCATTTGACGGAACAAGCGATCACGAGCGTTTTTGCAAAGTTGCCTTTGGAGATAGTTCAGTCGAGTTCAAACGCGGCCGGCCCGCGTGCCGCTCAACGTACTTCTCGTAAACTCGATCCTGACAGTCTGTTGAAAAAGATGTTCTTCAAGAACGCCATCTATGAGGTCATTGCATTTAAGCGGTAG
- the def gene encoding peptide deformylase, with translation MTIRNITEYPEPVLAKIGEPITEFDESLAALCDEMFATMYDAEGVGLAAPQIGISKRLFVMDCEGIKLIAANPEIVSSEGLQSGHEGCLSVGKVPAVVERPMKARLKAQDVNGKWFEAEAEGYAARCFLHETDHCDGKLFIDRLPKLRREMVIKRFLKEKRWR, from the coding sequence ATGACGATCAGGAATATCACAGAATATCCGGAACCCGTACTGGCGAAAATAGGGGAGCCGATCACTGAATTTGACGAAAGTTTGGCGGCGTTGTGCGACGAAATGTTCGCAACCATGTACGATGCCGAGGGCGTTGGACTCGCCGCACCTCAGATCGGGATCAGTAAACGGCTCTTTGTCATGGACTGCGAAGGCATCAAATTGATTGCAGCTAATCCTGAGATCGTTTCATCTGAAGGATTGCAGTCCGGTCACGAGGGCTGCCTTTCGGTCGGCAAGGTTCCCGCCGTTGTCGAAAGGCCTATGAAGGCCCGACTGAAGGCCCAAGACGTGAACGGCAAATGGTTTGAGGCAGAAGCCGAAGGCTACGCCGCCCGCTGCTTCCTACATGAAACCGATCACTGCGACGGAAAACTCTTCATTGACCGATTGCCTAAATTGAGACGTGAAATGGTCATAAAGAGATTCCTAAAAGAAAAACGTTGGCGTTAG
- a CDS encoding NAD(P)/FAD-dependent oxidoreductase, producing MSKNIAIIGSGFLGMTLALRLAGQGHRVTIFESADRIGGLAAVWEIGDITWDKHYHVTLASDSHTRRLLEEIGLGDELRWVETKTGFYTDGKLYSMSDTAEFLKFPPLGLIGKLRLGATIFYASRVKDWKALEKLSVEEWLTKLSGRKTFQKIWLPLLRAKLGEEYKETSAAFIWATIQRMYAARRSGMKKEQFGYVRGGYARVLDEMSRELLRRDVEIRLNSPIESVEKLGPRSIAVKTKEARRHRDVKPLRISTGKLSNVFAIGGGMAVVSKTNVTELPSAADAETFDSVILTCPSTTAAEILPQLNEIERRSMRSVRYQGIVCASVLMKCPLSRFYVTNITDDSPFTGVIEMSALVDKREFDGNSLIYLPKYVAPGDEIFEMSDGEIRRLFLDGLGRMYPHFNEKDVLAFRVSRVREVFPLPVLNYSEGLAPMQTSIEGVYAVNSSHIVNGTLNVNETVGLAERFFAEHFGND from the coding sequence ATGTCAAAGAATATCGCCATCATAGGTTCCGGATTTCTCGGCATGACGCTGGCACTGCGTCTCGCCGGGCAAGGACACCGCGTAACGATATTCGAATCGGCTGACCGCATTGGCGGCCTCGCAGCGGTTTGGGAGATCGGCGATATCACCTGGGACAAGCACTATCACGTCACGCTCGCATCCGACAGCCACACGCGGCGATTGCTGGAAGAGATAGGGCTCGGCGATGAACTTCGCTGGGTCGAAACGAAGACCGGCTTCTACACCGACGGCAAGCTCTATTCGATGTCTGACACGGCAGAATTCCTGAAATTCCCGCCGCTCGGCCTCATCGGCAAACTGCGATTGGGCGCGACGATCTTTTACGCTTCACGCGTGAAGGATTGGAAAGCTCTTGAAAAGCTCTCGGTCGAAGAATGGCTGACGAAACTAAGCGGGAGAAAAACATTTCAAAAGATCTGGCTGCCGCTGCTTCGCGCCAAACTCGGCGAAGAATATAAAGAGACCTCGGCCGCGTTTATCTGGGCGACGATCCAGCGAATGTACGCGGCACGCCGTTCGGGTATGAAAAAGGAGCAGTTCGGCTACGTCCGCGGCGGCTATGCCAGAGTTTTGGACGAAATGAGCCGAGAGCTTCTTCGCCGAGACGTTGAGATCAGGCTGAATTCACCTATCGAATCGGTAGAAAAACTGGGCCCTAGATCCATCGCAGTCAAAACAAAAGAAGCCCGAAGACACCGCGACGTAAAACCCCTGAGAATATCTACAGGAAAACTCTCCAACGTATTCGCGATTGGCGGCGGCATGGCCGTAGTGTCGAAAACGAATGTGACCGAACTCCCCTCCGCTGCCGACGCAGAGACGTTTGACTCGGTCATTCTAACCTGTCCATCCACAACAGCGGCCGAAATACTGCCGCAGTTGAACGAGATCGAACGCAGGTCCATGCGTTCGGTGCGTTATCAGGGCATCGTCTGCGCGTCGGTTCTGATGAAATGCCCGCTCTCACGGTTTTACGTAACGAACATAACCGACGACTCTCCGTTCACCGGTGTGATCGAGATGTCCGCTCTTGTTGATAAGCGTGAGTTCGATGGCAATTCGCTTATTTATCTGCCGAAATACGTTGCTCCGGGCGACGAGATCTTTGAAATGTCCGACGGCGAGATCCGCAGGCTTTTCCTCGACGGCCTTGGACGCATGTATCCGCATTTCAACGAGAAGGATGTTTTGGCTTTTAGAGTATCGCGGGTTCGCGAGGTCTTCCCGCTGCCCGTACTGAATTATTCCGAAGGCCTAGCTCCGATGCAGACATCTATCGAAGGGGTTTACGCAGTGAATTCGTCACACATCGTTAACGGCACGCTGAACGTAAACGAGACCGTCGGCTTGGCGGAGAGATTTTTTGCAGAGCATTTTGGCAACGATTGA
- the trmB gene encoding tRNA (guanosine(46)-N7)-methyltransferase TrmB produces MARIRVHQHVNPLAPFFRRESEPIDLSEVFSDPAKPLHLDVGCARGRFLLKMAEAVPEFNYLGVEIRHQLVDEANRLAIEAGMGNLRYEFCNAMLWIGRLLEKLPDGMLQTVMIQFPDPWFKKKHAKRRMVTPDLVNTIEEHLAVGGRLFIQTDIEFLAEEMFELFRMRTAFKEIPIVESPFPVKTEREIAVESKGLPVYRALWERV; encoded by the coding sequence ATGGCTAGAATAAGGGTACATCAGCATGTTAATCCGCTCGCGCCGTTCTTTCGTCGTGAATCAGAGCCTATTGATCTCTCTGAAGTATTCTCTGATCCTGCTAAGCCTCTACATCTTGATGTTGGCTGTGCACGCGGCAGGTTTCTACTGAAAATGGCTGAAGCGGTCCCGGAATTCAATTATTTGGGCGTCGAGATACGGCATCAGCTCGTCGATGAGGCGAATCGGCTCGCGATCGAGGCGGGCATGGGAAATCTTCGTTACGAATTCTGCAATGCGATGCTCTGGATAGGAAGGCTTTTGGAAAAGCTGCCTGACGGCATGCTTCAGACGGTCATGATCCAGTTTCCTGACCCTTGGTTCAAGAAAAAACACGCGAAGCGGCGTATGGTCACGCCCGATCTGGTAAACACCATCGAAGAGCATCTAGCCGTCGGCGGACGCCTGTTCATTCAAACAGATATTGAGTTTCTTGCTGAAGAGATGTTCGAATTGTTTCGAATGCGCACCGCATTCAAAGAGATACCCATCGTCGAGAGCCCCTTCCCGGTGAAAACCGAACGCGAGATCGCCGTAGAGAGCAAGGGCCTGCCTGTCTACAGAGCTTTATGGGAACGGGTTTGA
- a CDS encoding polysaccharide deacetylase family protein codes for MKGIASLSLDLDNKWSYMKTHGDAGWESYPSYLDIVAPRAVEFLGERELNITFFIVGRDASLEKNHAALRSIADAGHEIGNHSFDHEPWLHLYSRDEIVEEFKKTEEALFAATGKRPVGFRGPGYSLSPTVLEVLSERGYEYDCSTLPTYIGPLARLYYFLRSPQMSDEEKEKRKKLFGTFRDGLQTLKPHVLDINGLPLAELPVTTFPIIKTPIHASYVIYLASLSRPLAMAYWRTALAMCRLTGTEPSLLLHPLDLMCGDEVPELKFFPAMDMPLQEKLDILDGILSVYSANFEVVNIRTHAAAVLCRKLGNEVHAQRAANSDIRRQAI; via the coding sequence ATGAAAGGAATAGCAAGCCTATCTCTCGACCTGGACAATAAATGGTCGTATATGAAAACCCACGGCGACGCGGGCTGGGAAAGCTATCCTTCGTATTTGGATATTGTCGCTCCGCGGGCGGTCGAGTTTCTCGGTGAGCGGGAACTGAATATCACCTTCTTCATCGTCGGCCGCGATGCATCGCTTGAAAAGAACCACGCCGCTCTCCGATCCATTGCCGATGCGGGGCACGAGATCGGCAACCACTCCTTTGACCACGAGCCGTGGCTGCATCTCTATTCCCGGGACGAGATCGTTGAAGAATTCAAAAAGACGGAAGAAGCTCTGTTCGCAGCCACGGGCAAGCGTCCTGTCGGTTTTCGCGGGCCGGGCTACAGCTTGTCGCCGACAGTATTGGAAGTTTTGTCAGAGCGGGGTTACGAATACGATTGTTCGACCTTGCCTACATATATCGGCCCACTCGCACGGCTCTACTATTTTCTACGCTCGCCGCAAATGAGCGATGAGGAGAAGGAAAAGAGGAAAAAGCTATTCGGGACGTTCAGAGACGGGCTGCAAACTCTGAAGCCGCACGTTCTCGACATAAATGGACTACCGCTTGCAGAACTGCCCGTCACAACCTTTCCGATCATCAAGACACCGATCCACGCAAGCTATGTAATTTATCTCGCTTCGTTGTCGCGGCCGCTCGCGATGGCCTATTGGCGCACAGCTCTCGCAATGTGTCGGCTGACCGGAACGGAGCCGTCGCTGCTGCTGCATCCGCTCGATCTGATGTGCGGAGACGAAGTGCCGGAATTGAAATTCTTCCCGGCGATGGATATGCCGCTGCAAGAGAAACTGGATATCCTTGACGGCATCCTTTCTGTCTATTCAGCAAATTTTGAGGTCGTGAATATCCGGACCCACGCCGCCGCCGTCTTGTGCAGAAAACTCGGGAACGAGGTGCATGCGCAAAGAGCAGCAAATAGCGACATACGGAGGCAGGCAATTTAG
- a CDS encoding rhomboid family intramembrane serine protease — translation MSLEYRKDEPEEPNEEVYQEENYQPPPEVIPFPVYTTILVGCVLFVAAIQFGTGIEEGALAAGFVKPAVTQYGEYWRFLTGATVHGGLAHIAFNSFAFFSFGRLCEYLSDRAHVPIIFLLSVIGGSVVSYIFAPEGFSVGASGGILGLVSYLLVYSFKRRQFVSPEFRKNLIFNVGFILVFGLLLYQFIDNYGHIGGLLTGAVYALIQVPSDSHQDPRVAGGPVKAIGFGALVLFILVCAFSVYRILTFSRMSELF, via the coding sequence ATGTCCCTTGAGTACAGGAAGGACGAGCCCGAAGAACCCAATGAGGAAGTCTATCAGGAGGAGAATTATCAACCGCCTCCTGAGGTGATACCTTTTCCTGTTTACACGACCATTCTTGTCGGCTGCGTTCTCTTTGTAGCAGCGATACAGTTTGGAACCGGTATCGAAGAAGGTGCGTTGGCTGCGGGGTTTGTCAAGCCGGCCGTCACACAATACGGTGAGTATTGGCGATTCCTAACGGGTGCGACCGTTCACGGAGGGCTTGCCCACATCGCTTTCAATTCGTTTGCCTTTTTCAGTTTCGGCAGGCTTTGCGAATATCTGTCCGACAGGGCTCATGTTCCCATTATTTTTCTGCTGTCGGTGATAGGCGGCAGCGTTGTGAGCTATATTTTCGCCCCCGAGGGATTCTCGGTCGGAGCATCCGGCGGCATCCTCGGCCTCGTATCGTATTTGTTGGTCTATTCGTTCAAACGAAGACAGTTCGTCTCCCCTGAATTTCGCAAAAATCTGATCTTCAATGTTGGCTTCATTCTGGTTTTTGGACTATTGCTCTACCAGTTCATCGACAACTACGGTCATATCGGCGGCCTATTGACGGGCGCGGTGTATGCCTTGATCCAGGTACCGTCCGATTCTCACCAGGACCCGCGCGTTGCCGGCGGGCCGGTCAAAGCGATCGGGTTTGGGGCATTAGTTCTCTTCATTCTGGTTTGCGCGTTCAGCGTATATCGAATTCTCACCTTCTCTAGAATGTCTGAGCTTTTCTAG
- a CDS encoding D-aminoacylase, with the protein MNRPLGIAYHLANMKALLFAVISAVCFAQTVIGQSVNTLIRGATVIDGTGRSGYVGDVRIANGKVIKIGRIKPDKSDRVIDAAGLILAPGFIDIHNHSEGGLLTEATAANQISQGITTIIVGPDGGSPWPLNAYFQQLAGRTAVNVGAFIGHGTLRTQVMKNDLARPATKAEIEQMSALLEQAMKEGSLGLSSGLEYDAGFSATTEELIALSRTAAKHGGIYMTHLRDEEEGVMNAIREAIRIGREARIPVQISHIKMGNKSVWGKSAEAVALINEARKSGLDITADAYPYIAWASTITVLVPSRKHEDTAEVQKGIDAIGGAGKVLITSCRAFPAYEGKTLAEAADIAGKSTVETYIEIVKAGGAGVVGFGMNEEDVRTFYQTPWVMASSDGGIGGRHPRGTGTFPRVLGLLAREKKWLSIEEAVRKSSAMPAARLGLKDRGLIKKGMAADLVLFDPKTVIDRATFAEPQLFSEGIEKVFVNGELVWDGEKVTGALPGTILRRR; encoded by the coding sequence TTGAACCGCCCGCTCGGAATTGCGTATCATCTTGCCAACATGAAGGCCCTTCTTTTCGCAGTAATTTCAGCAGTTTGTTTCGCGCAAACGGTCATCGGACAGTCGGTCAACACACTGATAAGGGGTGCAACAGTGATCGACGGCACCGGACGGTCAGGTTACGTCGGGGATGTGAGGATCGCTAATGGCAAGGTGATCAAGATCGGCAGGATCAAACCGGACAAAAGCGACCGGGTCATTGATGCGGCGGGGCTTATTCTCGCACCGGGGTTCATTGACATTCACAATCATTCAGAGGGCGGGCTTCTGACAGAGGCCACCGCGGCGAACCAGATCTCACAAGGCATCACGACCATAATTGTCGGGCCCGACGGCGGCAGCCCTTGGCCGCTAAATGCCTACTTTCAACAACTTGCGGGACGAACGGCGGTAAATGTCGGTGCGTTCATCGGCCACGGAACGCTACGGACGCAGGTGATGAAGAACGACCTTGCGCGGCCGGCAACCAAAGCTGAGATCGAACAAATGTCGGCTCTTCTTGAACAAGCGATGAAGGAAGGCTCATTGGGGCTTTCGAGCGGACTGGAATATGACGCCGGATTTTCTGCGACCACCGAAGAGCTGATCGCATTGTCCCGCACCGCGGCCAAACATGGCGGGATCTATATGACCCATCTCCGCGACGAGGAGGAAGGCGTGATGAACGCTATACGCGAAGCGATACGCATCGGCCGCGAAGCGAGGATACCTGTCCAGATCTCACACATCAAGATGGGCAACAAGAGCGTCTGGGGCAAGTCGGCCGAAGCTGTCGCCCTCATCAACGAGGCACGGAAAAGCGGCCTAGATATTACTGCCGATGCATACCCTTACATTGCGTGGGCTTCGACGATCACGGTCTTGGTTCCAAGCCGAAAACACGAAGACACCGCCGAAGTGCAGAAAGGCATCGATGCCATCGGCGGCGCCGGCAAGGTACTGATCACGAGCTGCCGTGCGTTTCCTGCATACGAAGGAAAGACACTCGCAGAAGCGGCTGATATCGCCGGCAAGTCAACGGTCGAAACCTACATAGAGATCGTCAAGGCCGGCGGTGCCGGCGTGGTCGGATTCGGCATGAACGAAGAGGACGTCAGGACCTTTTACCAAACGCCATGGGTAATGGCGTCGAGCGACGGAGGCATCGGCGGACGCCATCCAAGAGGAACAGGGACATTTCCCCGCGTTTTAGGATTGCTCGCACGAGAGAAGAAATGGCTGTCAATCGAGGAAGCAGTTCGGAAATCCTCGGCAATGCCTGCGGCGAGGCTTGGCCTTAAAGACCGTGGACTGATCAAAAAAGGCATGGCAGCGGACCTGGTGCTGTTCGATCCAAAAACCGTCATCGACCGCGCGACGTTTGCCGAACCGCAGCTTTTCTCCGAAGGCATCGAAAAGGTTTTCGTGAACGGCGAACTGGTATGGGACGGCGAGAAAGTGACGGGCGCACTTCCGGGAACGATCCTTCGCCGACGTTAA